A section of the Streptomyces sp. Je 1-369 genome encodes:
- a CDS encoding ABC transporter ATP-binding protein: MATDVHRPVTTTVSSAVRVDGLTRTFDGRAVIDDLHLDVRPGEFVALLGRSGCGKSTLLRILAGLDRDIEGTVLVPRRKAVAFQAPRLMPWKRVWRNVLLGLPGKPDRDVAEQALAEVGLKHRTNAWPKTLSGGEAQRASLARALVREPDLLLLDEPFGALDALTRIKAQRLVDELWQRRGCAVLLVTHDVEEAVLLADRVLVMDGGVIAYETRIDLERPRGISDPRFGKLRAELLERLGVEAPVEANPEAPAEANVEAPTEAAA; the protein is encoded by the coding sequence ATGGCGACCGACGTTCACCGGCCGGTGACCACGACCGTGTCCTCCGCCGTCCGCGTCGACGGGCTGACCCGCACCTTCGACGGGCGTGCCGTCATCGACGACCTGCACCTCGACGTGCGTCCCGGCGAATTCGTGGCGCTGTTGGGCCGCAGCGGCTGCGGCAAGTCGACGCTGCTGCGCATCCTCGCCGGGCTCGACCGCGACATCGAGGGCACCGTGCTCGTGCCGCGCCGCAAGGCCGTCGCGTTCCAGGCGCCCCGGCTGATGCCGTGGAAACGCGTGTGGCGCAATGTGCTGCTCGGGCTGCCGGGCAAGCCCGACCGGGACGTCGCCGAACAGGCTCTGGCCGAGGTGGGCCTGAAGCACCGCACGAACGCCTGGCCCAAGACGCTCTCCGGCGGCGAGGCCCAGCGCGCCTCGCTGGCCCGTGCCCTGGTGCGCGAGCCCGACCTGCTGCTGCTCGACGAGCCGTTCGGCGCGCTCGACGCGCTCACCCGCATCAAGGCGCAGCGCCTCGTCGACGAGTTGTGGCAGCGGCGCGGATGCGCGGTTCTCCTCGTCACGCACGACGTCGAGGAGGCGGTACTCCTCGCCGACCGGGTCCTGGTCATGGACGGCGGCGTCATCGCGTACGAGACACGGATCGACCTGGAACGGCCGCGCGGCATCTCCGACCCCCGCTTCGGCAAGCTCCGCGCGGAGCTGCTCGAACGGCTCGGCGTCGAAGCGCCCGTTGAAGCGAACCCTGAAGCGCCCGCCGAAGCGAACGTTGAAGCGCCCACCGAAGCCGCCGCCTGA
- a CDS encoding ABC transporter permease, producing the protein MSISHAPPHPAAPDISPKSSSAPSPDAGPELQTLVPSSTRRTRIPRWLRRTSGPLTLLALWQVLSATGVLAGDVLASPGTVARVAGDLIENGSLQNAMGVSLQRVALGLLFGTVVGTALALVSGLFRIGEDLVDASVQMLRTVPFVGLIPLFIIWFGIGEAPKIAIITLGVSFPLYLNVYAGIRGVDAQLIEAGESLGLSRWGLVRHVILPGALPGAMTGLRYSLGISWLALVFAEQVNADAGLGFLMVQARDFLRTDVIVVCLVVYAFLGLTADFVVRTLERLLLQWRPTFTGR; encoded by the coding sequence ATGAGCATCAGCCATGCCCCACCACACCCAGCCGCGCCCGACATATCCCCTAAATCATCTTCGGCTCCATCCCCCGACGCCGGACCCGAACTGCAAACCCTCGTCCCCTCCTCCACCCGCCGCACCCGCATCCCCCGCTGGCTGCGCCGCACCTCGGGACCGCTCACGCTGCTCGCCCTCTGGCAGGTCCTGAGCGCCACCGGCGTCCTGGCCGGTGACGTGCTCGCCTCACCCGGGACCGTAGCCCGGGTCGCGGGCGATCTCATCGAGAACGGGTCCCTGCAGAACGCCATGGGGGTCTCGCTGCAGCGCGTAGCCCTCGGGCTGCTCTTCGGCACCGTCGTCGGGACGGCTCTCGCCCTCGTCTCCGGGCTCTTCCGCATCGGCGAGGACCTCGTGGACGCCAGCGTGCAGATGCTGCGCACCGTGCCGTTCGTCGGGCTGATCCCGCTGTTCATCATCTGGTTCGGCATCGGGGAGGCGCCGAAGATCGCGATCATCACGCTCGGGGTGTCGTTCCCGCTCTACCTCAACGTGTACGCCGGGATCCGGGGCGTCGACGCCCAGTTGATCGAGGCCGGGGAGTCGCTCGGCCTGTCGCGATGGGGACTCGTGCGGCACGTCATCCTGCCGGGCGCGCTGCCCGGCGCCATGACGGGGCTGCGCTACTCGCTGGGCATCTCCTGGCTCGCCCTCGTCTTCGCCGAGCAGGTCAACGCCGACGCAGGCCTCGGCTTCCTCATGGTCCAGGCCCGCGACTTCCTGCGCACCGACGTGATCGTCGTCTGCCTGGTCGTCTACGCCTTCCTCGGCCTGACCGCCGACTTCGTCGTCCGAACCCTCGAAAGGCTGCTGCTGCAATGGCGACCGACGTTCACCGGCCGGTGA